The nucleotide window gagaaccctcttacactgctaTCACCTCTTTGACAGCAATCTGGCAATGTCTAGTACAACGGAAATATACACAGCCATTCTACTTCTAGTTATAGATGCTCTACGGAAATTCTAGCACAGGTGCCAAAGCATCTATGACATCGAAAAGTTTTTCACTATGGTAATATCTGTAGTAGTAAAAATCTGCAagtaatttaaatgttcattactGGAAGAACGGGTTAATATACCCAAGTGGGTTCATAAAACAGACTACTGTATCTCTTTTTCTCCtatgctcatttcttttgtttcttaaactaagaaacagactcttaactatagagaacgaattgatggttatcagagaggaggttggggtgggggggatgggtcaGGTGGAtaatgagcaccgggtgatgtatggaagtgttcaatcactacatagtacacctgaaacgaatattacactgtaagttaactaactggaatttaaataaaaagtcaaaaaataaaataaaatagattactGTAAGCAGTGATGAGGAATAAACTACATTATTATAATAACATGAATAGTCCTAAAAAACATAATGTAGGCAAAGGGtcaaataaaacacagaattttattttttacttatttatttttctttttttaaaggaggattttgtcaagttttaattttttttaatgtttatttatttttgagagagagacagagagagagcatgagtgtatgagtaggggaggggcagagagagaaggagagagaatcctaagcaggctccacactgccagcacagagcccaacgtggggcttgaactcacgaactgtgagatcatgacctgagttgaagtcagatgcttcaccaactgaaccacccaggtgcccctacttatttattttttgataatttttttgaagattttatttttaagcaatctctatgcccaacatggggcttaaactcacacccccgagatcaagagttgtacactctactgaccaagccagccgGGTGTCCCAAAACAcagaattttattaatataaaattttaaaacacaaaagaacattGTATATTGCTCAAGGATATCTATTAATATATTTGAGTGTAAAAGCATAAAACATTATAATGGTTGcccacagaaagggaaaaagggtGTAAGACAGGAATGGACAAAGAGGACTTCAAattcatatgtaatttttatttatctgaaaggCTCCAGGCGAGTATGACAAAATATTAATCACCACCAATCTGGGGTGCTGAGTACGCAGGTGTCTGTTATAATAGTCTgttcttccatattttttaatgtctcataaaaggaacaaataaaatgacTAGAAAGAGGGAAGACAGTGCAGCAAGCTTTCTTATGatattaaatactaaaaaaaaaaaaaaaaccctacatgtCTGGATGTGCTCCAACAAAGGTAGTGTCAACAGTTTAGCTTTTCATTCTCAAGCTGATTGTGTCGACTGAACAAAGGAACAGGTCTGGTGGCTATAGGACCTGCGCCTCTTCTGGTTATGAGCAGCTAGCTGCTCCCCGGCCAAATCCCGAACATCTGTGCTAGAGGGTATCCAACACTTGTTGTCTCACTCTGACCCCTCCCTCACATGtcccttctgtttttcctttcttccttgcacAAAGGCTCTGCACCACGAATCACGTGGGGACGGTCAGGGCTCTGACAGTAACCTGGCATGAGACCCTGGGCTGCCACTCCATCATTCTGGACCTCGATCTCCTCCCAGGAGAGCACCTGCTTTCCTGGAGGCAGAACTGCATCACagttctctctcctgtctctatTCCAGCATCATCTCCAGCAGACCACAGGTATACTCGCCCATCTTTATCTCACCTCTGCTCTTTGTCTTTGCTTCAGCTCCTGCTGGGCTGATTTCTGCTTGGCCTTCTCCACTCTGCTGACAGGTTCTTTAACTTTGGATTTTTCTTTGCGGGCAGGTGGATCCATGACTTGGCTTCTGAACGCTTCCTAGCTCTGATGATGCAGAAGAGACTGatgaacaacagaaagaaagaaggaaagaaaagaaaaaagaactgccGGTCACTTCCCTAACAATCCCTGAGCTCAGCCCCTTCCTTTGACAGGGAAGGCAGAGTGGCCCGGTGAAAAGGGTGCTGGATTTGGTGGACTAAGACTGAATCCCACCGCCATGACCTTGCTGGGCGTCACTGGGCGAACCgttataatattctatttttctgtatttttaaatttataagaaaaagaaaaagcaagaaatgaaaactaatatAAGGAGGGAAGAGAGTGCACCAAACTTTCTCCtgatattaaatacttaaaatcccctccccactctgagcctgtttcctgtCTGCAAAATGGGCCAACAGCCACATTCCCTGCCTCCTTCCGAGGCCTGCGGCGTGAGGATCAAGCCAGAGGACCTCTGAAACGTTCATACACTGCAGCGCGGTTCTGTGAGGACACCGCGGCCCGGCGGGGCCGGCCCACGCGTCGGAGCGGGTAGGCGGGGAGGCCCGGGCCTCGCGCGGTCTCCGGCCTCCGACCCGGCGCCTTCCCACGCCCCGCCGGCCCGACAGTTACGGCCCCCCTCCGCCGAAGGGTCCCCGCCTCCCGCCGCTCCGCCCGGGCCCGCCCGCCGCAGCCCGCCGCCCGCCAGCGGCCCAAGCCCGGCCCCGGGGTACGCCTCCCCGCCCGCCGCTGCCCTCTCCGGGGGCAAGATGGCGGCGAGCAGCGGCCCGGAGTCGCCGCCGGCCCTTCTCGCCTCGGGACTCCGGGGCCCGGCCGCGTCGCAGTGCAAGACCCCACGCGGGACACCCCCGCCTTTCCCTACCTCCCGGCTTGGACTCGCGAGCCCGCCGCGCCTAGGATTGGgcagggccgggggcggggccgagaGGCGGGGCGGTGGGGCTGGCGCGCTCTGAGGCCCCGCCCCCGGAAGAGCCGCGCGTGCGCAGAGAGCACATCTGGCCATTCCCAAGTCATTCCAGAGTGTGAGCTCTGGGGCAGGAGCGGGAGGTGACTAGCAAAAGCTTTCCCTGGGATATTTTCTGGGACAGCTACTAGGCTTTGAAGAGTGAGATCTCAAGCCGGGACGAGAATTGTTAACTTCCCGGCCTTCACTATTCTTAATTCGAAGAAAAGTGTGGATGGTGACCGCCGCCTTCTTGGTTTACAAGCTCGTTAAGAAGACCAAGGGAGGGAGGTCCTGCTGGCCACAGTGTTTGGAAAAAGGAAATCAGGACAGAAATGTAAATAACCAATATAAACATAGAGAAACGTTCAAGCTCATCGATAatacataattttacatttttttataattacaattttacagtcatttaaaataattttacaaatcaAAAT belongs to Felis catus isolate Fca126 chromosome C1, F.catus_Fca126_mat1.0, whole genome shotgun sequence and includes:
- the SVBP gene encoding small vasohibin-binding protein, coding for MDPPARKEKSKVKEPVSRVEKAKQKSAQQELKQRQRAEIYALNRVMTELEQQQFDEFCKQMQPPGE